TTTTAACTAAGGAAATGTTGAATGCAAAAGATTGTAAATTAAAAGTGGTAGCCGATATTTCTTGCGATGTAAACGGTCCAATTGCGTGTACAGTGAGATCTTCTACAATTGCTGAACCTTTGTATGGTTATTTCCCTTTAGAAGATAAAGAAGTTGATTTTTTCCATCCAGCGGCAGTTGCAGTAATGGCAGTAGATAATCTGCCGTGCGAAATCCCAAAAGATGCAAGTGAAGGTTTTGGTGAACAATTCATGGAACACGTAATTCCAGCTTTCTTCAACGGTGATAAAGACGGAATTCTAAAACGAGCCAAAATCACTGAAAACGGAAAACTGACCGAAAGATTTAGTTATCTACAGGATTACGTTGATAATGGAGAATTGTAAATGGTTAATTATAAATTGAAAAAAGAGCTTTCTAAATTTAGAAAGCTCTTTTTATTTGAATGTGATGAAAATTAATAATTCATCATTAACAATTTACAATTAAACTAGACCATATCCTCAGGTTTCACCCAAGCATCAAAATCCTCAGGAGTAACATAGCCTAAACGGACAGCTTCTTCTTTAAGAGTAGTACCGTTTTTGTGAGCGGTTTGGGCGATTTCGGCAGCTTTGTAATATCCAATTTTAGTGTTTAAAGAGGTTACCAGCATTAGAGAATTGTCTACTAATTCTTTGATTCTTTTATGATTTGGTTCAATTCCTTGAGCACAATGCTCGTCAAATGAAACGCAGGCATCTCCTAATAATCTTGCCGATTGTAAAAAGTTAGCTGCCATAACTGGTTTAAAAACATTTAGTTCGTAATGTCCCTGCATTCCACCAACAGCAATTGCCATATCATTTCCAATAACTTGAGCACAAACCATTGTTAAAGCTTCGCATTGAGTTGGATTTACTTTTCCTGGCATAATTGAAGATCCTGGTTCATTTTCTGGAATGTGAATTTCTCCAATTCCAGAGCGAGGACCTGAGGCTAACATTCTAATATCGTTGGCAATTTTATTTAAAGAAACGGCCAGCTGTTTTAATGCGCTGTGAGTTTCTACAATGGCATCGTGAGCTGCAAGTGCTTCAAATTTATTCTCAGCAGTTATAAAAGGATGATTCGTAAACTTTGCTATATATTCTGCTACTTTTACATCGTATCCTTTTGGAGTGTTTAATCCAGTTCCCACTGCGGTTCCGCCTAAGGCGATTTCAGATAAATGCGCTAAAGTATTTTTCAAAGCTTTTAATCCGAATGCCAATTGTGCTGCATAACCTGAAATTTCTTGTCCGAGTGTTAAAGGTGTCGCATCCATTAAATGTGTGCGTCCAATTTTTACAACATCCTTAAATTCAGTTGCTTTTTTAACTAGAGTAGCATGTAGTTTTTCAATTCCCGGAATTGTAGTTTCTACCACCATTTTGTAAGCAGCAATGTGCATTCCGGTAGGGAAGGTGTCGTTTGAAGATTGTGA
This is a stretch of genomic DNA from Flavobacterium endoglycinae. It encodes these proteins:
- the fumC gene encoding class II fumarate hydratase, translated to MEYRIEKDTMGEVKVPADKYWGAQTERSRNNFKIGNSGSMPAEIIEGFAYLKKAAAYANYDLGVLPIEKRDAIAAVCDEILEGKLNDQFPLVIWQTGSGTQSNMNVNEVIANRAQVLKGFKIGEGEQFIKANDDVNKSQSSNDTFPTGMHIAAYKMVVETTIPGIEKLHATLVKKATEFKDVVKIGRTHLMDATPLTLGQEISGYAAQLAFGLKALKNTLAHLSEIALGGTAVGTGLNTPKGYDVKVAEYIAKFTNHPFITAENKFEALAAHDAIVETHSALKQLAVSLNKIANDIRMLASGPRSGIGEIHIPENEPGSSIMPGKVNPTQCEALTMVCAQVIGNDMAIAVGGMQGHYELNVFKPVMAANFLQSARLLGDACVSFDEHCAQGIEPNHKRIKELVDNSLMLVTSLNTKIGYYKAAEIAQTAHKNGTTLKEEAVRLGYVTPEDFDAWVKPEDMV